The Yersinia intermedia genome window below encodes:
- a CDS encoding hydrogenase 4 subunit F, whose translation MSNTDLLLLLLAIPLIASLLAFACRALGSAARMATTWVHFTGITLLLVVALTVVCRVALGGEILAAHNWLHIDSLSALFLAILGIIGFITGIYSLGYMRHEVNNGEITVGTLCNYYGFFHLFLFTMLLVVTSNNLILMWVGIEATTLSSAFLVGLYGQRSSLEAAWKYIIICTVGVAFGLYGTVLVYANAANVLADPGSAIFWTVVSEHAKELDPSLMHLAFVFILIGFGTKTGLFPMHSWLPDAHSEAPSPTSALLSAVLLNCALLVIIRYYIIISAAIGPHFPQMLLLVFGMMSVAVSAFFILAQRDMKRLLAYSSVENMGLIAVALGIGGPLGVLAALFHTLNHSLAKTLLFCGSGNVLLKYGTRDMGAIKGIIRVAPLTAVLLAGGALALAGMPPFNVFISEFMVVAAAINAGHIWLVIALLLLLTLVLAGLVRMIANTVLGTPPAAVSKGELGILTTAPMAILLLLMLLLGVHIPAPVTRLLTDAAQIVLNNDGSEPTQQQFMLPWQHLSPPQPVTQPIPSVAQSHSAVQLTPNRQEM comes from the coding sequence ATGAGTAATACTGACCTGCTGTTGTTGCTGCTGGCGATACCTCTGATAGCCTCATTGCTCGCGTTTGCTTGCCGGGCGTTAGGCAGTGCCGCACGGATGGCAACCACTTGGGTGCATTTTACTGGCATCACGCTGTTGCTGGTGGTGGCGCTGACGGTAGTGTGCCGAGTTGCGCTGGGCGGGGAAATTCTGGCGGCGCACAACTGGCTGCATATCGATAGTCTCAGTGCGCTGTTCCTCGCTATTCTGGGCATTATCGGCTTTATCACCGGTATCTATTCCCTTGGTTATATGCGCCATGAAGTGAATAACGGCGAAATCACGGTTGGCACACTGTGCAACTACTACGGTTTCTTCCATCTGTTCCTGTTCACCATGCTGTTGGTGGTCACCAGTAATAACCTGATCCTGATGTGGGTTGGTATTGAAGCCACTACCCTCAGTTCAGCCTTTTTGGTGGGATTATACGGGCAGCGCTCCTCACTGGAGGCGGCGTGGAAATACATTATTATCTGTACTGTCGGTGTGGCATTCGGGCTGTACGGCACGGTGCTGGTATATGCCAATGCCGCGAATGTGCTGGCAGATCCGGGCAGTGCCATCTTCTGGACCGTGGTTTCCGAGCATGCTAAAGAGCTGGACCCCAGCCTGATGCATCTGGCGTTTGTCTTTATCCTGATTGGCTTCGGTACTAAGACCGGGCTGTTCCCAATGCATTCGTGGCTACCGGATGCCCACAGTGAAGCCCCCAGCCCCACCAGCGCCCTGTTATCCGCCGTGCTGCTTAACTGCGCCCTACTGGTTATCATCCGTTACTACATCATTATCAGCGCTGCCATCGGGCCACATTTCCCACAAATGCTGCTGTTGGTGTTCGGCATGATGTCGGTTGCAGTATCCGCCTTCTTTATTCTGGCACAGCGCGATATGAAGCGTTTACTGGCCTATTCCAGCGTCGAGAATATGGGGTTAATTGCTGTTGCACTGGGCATTGGTGGCCCGCTAGGCGTGCTGGCAGCACTGTTTCACACCTTGAATCACAGCCTGGCTAAGACCTTGCTGTTCTGTGGTTCCGGCAATGTGTTATTGAAATACGGCACGCGGGATATGGGCGCGATTAAAGGTATTATCCGCGTCGCACCGCTGACTGCGGTGTTACTGGCCGGTGGCGCATTAGCGCTGGCTGGGATGCCGCCATTCAACGTGTTTATCAGTGAATTTATGGTGGTGGCTGCCGCAATTAATGCCGGCCATATTTGGCTGGTTATCGCCCTGCTCTTGCTGCTAACACTGGTACTGGCCGGATTGGTACGCATGATTGCCAACACCGTGCTGGGAACACCACCGGCAGCGGTCAGCAAAGGCGAACTGGGTATTCTGACCACCGCACCGATGGCGATACTGTTGCTGTTGATGCTGTTGCTTGGCGTGCATATTCCGGCCCCAGTGACCCGTTTATTGACCGATGCGGCCCAGATTGTTCTCAATAACGATGGCAGTGAGCCAACCCAGCAACAATTTATGCTGCCGTGGCAGCACCTTTCCCCACCGCAGCCCGTAACTCAGCCTATTCCATCCGTTGCACAGAGCCATAGTGCGGTGCAACTAACCCCGAATCGTCAGGAGATGTAA
- a CDS encoding 4Fe-4S binding protein, with the protein MNRFIIADPKKCIGCRTCEVACVLAHNGGKLDTLTKANFAPRLKVVKGLNVSTAIMCRHCEDAPCANVCPNGAIVRAADSIQVLQEKCIGCKTCVVACPYGAMSVVTKQVEVMFNGLSQGFCLKAEAQKCDLCEGQAAGPACISVCPTQALHMIGRDTMQAMLRKKQMRAALDEANEMSF; encoded by the coding sequence ATGAACCGGTTCATAATCGCAGACCCCAAAAAGTGTATTGGCTGTCGCACCTGTGAGGTGGCCTGCGTGCTGGCACACAACGGTGGCAAGCTGGACACGCTAACTAAAGCCAATTTCGCGCCTCGGCTGAAGGTGGTTAAAGGGCTAAATGTCAGTACCGCCATTATGTGTCGGCACTGTGAAGATGCACCTTGCGCCAATGTTTGCCCGAACGGCGCAATTGTTCGGGCAGCGGACAGTATTCAAGTGTTGCAGGAAAAATGCATTGGCTGCAAAACCTGTGTCGTTGCCTGCCCGTATGGTGCGATGAGCGTCGTGACCAAACAGGTCGAAGTGATGTTTAACGGCCTCTCACAAGGATTCTGCCTGAAAGCCGAAGCACAGAAATGTGATTTGTGCGAAGGGCAAGCCGCCGGGCCGGCGTGTATCTCCGTTTGCCCAACACAGGCGCTGCACATGATTGGCCGCGACACCATGCAGGCTATGTTACGCAAAAAACAGATGCGCGCTGCTTTGGATGAAGCCAACGAAATGAGCTTTTAG
- a CDS encoding hydrogenase 4 subunit D, translating into MNIALMNIALATILVPFAGAILTACLPQQWAKWSCTFFSLLATLGTVLLAYIYLSGGKIDVTVDLIHYGDMALFGLTIDRISTLIAFAVVFLGLLVSIYSTGYLTLGNREHPHEGTNRYYALLLVFIGAMAGLVLSSTLLGQLFFFEITGGCSWGLIGYYQSQKSLRSALKALLVTHVAAIGLYLAAAVLLVNTGTFALTALAQLDNSTKIIVFGGILFAAWGKSAQLPLHIWLPDAMEAPTPVSSYLHAASMVKVGVYIFARAIYSAGDVPQIIGTVGMVMAVITLIYGFFMYLPQKDMKRLLAYSTITQLSYIFFALSLAIYGSKMAFDGGIAYIFNHAFAKSLFFLVAGALSYSCGTRMLPKLKGIMGKMPLLGVGFCVAALAITGVPPFNGFFSKFPIFAAGFSLSHEHWLLIPLLVLALLESVASFGWFLYWFGQTVPGKPSPEVASAKPLPLAMQGVLVILVIMSVCSSFIAVAWLG; encoded by the coding sequence ATGAATATCGCCCTAATGAACATCGCCCTTGCGACCATTCTGGTCCCATTTGCCGGTGCCATCCTCACGGCCTGCTTGCCACAGCAATGGGCGAAATGGTCCTGTACTTTCTTTTCACTACTGGCAACCCTCGGGACCGTGTTGCTGGCCTATATCTACTTAAGTGGCGGGAAGATTGATGTCACGGTTGATCTGATTCACTACGGCGATATGGCGCTGTTTGGCCTGACTATCGACCGCATCAGTACCTTGATTGCTTTCGCCGTCGTCTTTCTTGGGCTGTTGGTCAGTATCTATTCCACCGGTTATCTGACCCTGGGTAATCGCGAGCACCCGCACGAAGGCACTAACCGCTACTACGCCCTGCTGCTGGTATTTATCGGTGCAATGGCCGGGTTGGTATTGTCATCCACTCTGCTGGGTCAGTTGTTCTTCTTTGAAATCACCGGCGGTTGTTCGTGGGGATTAATTGGTTACTACCAGAGTCAGAAGTCACTGCGTTCGGCACTCAAAGCGCTGCTGGTAACCCATGTTGCGGCTATTGGCCTGTATCTGGCGGCAGCGGTGTTGCTGGTTAATACCGGCACCTTTGCCCTAACGGCACTGGCGCAATTGGATAACAGCACCAAAATCATTGTGTTCGGCGGCATCCTGTTTGCCGCGTGGGGGAAATCCGCCCAGTTGCCACTGCATATCTGGTTACCGGATGCGATGGAAGCCCCAACACCTGTCAGTTCATACCTGCACGCCGCCTCGATGGTCAAAGTGGGGGTTTATATCTTTGCCCGCGCCATTTATTCCGCTGGCGATGTACCCCAAATAATTGGCACCGTGGGCATGGTGATGGCAGTGATTACGCTGATCTATGGCTTCTTTATGTATCTGCCACAAAAAGATATGAAGCGGCTGCTGGCCTACTCCACCATCACCCAGTTGTCTTACATCTTCTTCGCTCTGTCGTTGGCTATCTATGGCTCAAAAATGGCCTTTGATGGCGGCATTGCCTACATCTTTAACCATGCGTTTGCCAAGAGTCTGTTCTTCTTAGTGGCCGGTGCGCTGAGTTATAGCTGCGGTACCCGTATGTTGCCAAAACTCAAAGGCATCATGGGCAAAATGCCACTGCTGGGCGTAGGGTTTTGTGTCGCTGCACTGGCAATCACTGGGGTGCCACCTTTTAATGGCTTCTTCAGCAAATTCCCTATTTTTGCCGCTGGCTTCTCGCTCTCTCACGAACATTGGCTACTGATACCTCTGCTGGTGCTGGCGCTACTTGAATCGGTGGCGAGTTTTGGCTGGTTCCTCTACTGGTTCGGGCAAACCGTGCCCGGCAAACCATCACCAGAGGTCGCCAGCGCCAAACCACTGCCACTGGCGATGCAGGGGGTGTTGGTGATTCTGGTGATTATGTCGGTGTGCTCAAGCTTTATTGCTGTCGCCTGGCTCGGATAA
- the hyfH gene encoding hydrogenase 4 subunit H has translation MFKLFKTILKVGDTTVKYPFKPLEVSHGFRGKPQYDAEQCIACGACTMACPANALTMETDLASGTRQWQLFLGRCIFCGRCEEVCPTRAIVLSQEFELAVFNKADLYQRASFTLTHCQQCQQPFAPKKEVDYVMALLIHSGMAADDVEQQRPHFETCPECKRKQNIVINNNVMLDQHSEGRGKL, from the coding sequence ATGTTCAAACTGTTTAAAACCATCCTGAAAGTGGGCGACACCACGGTGAAATACCCGTTTAAGCCGCTTGAGGTCAGCCACGGTTTTCGCGGCAAACCGCAATATGATGCCGAGCAATGTATCGCCTGTGGCGCTTGTACCATGGCCTGCCCTGCCAATGCACTCACCATGGAAACCGATCTTGCTAGTGGCACTCGTCAGTGGCAGTTATTTCTCGGGCGTTGCATTTTTTGTGGCCGCTGTGAGGAGGTCTGCCCGACCCGCGCCATTGTGTTATCGCAAGAGTTTGAACTGGCCGTCTTCAACAAAGCGGATTTATATCAGCGCGCCAGTTTTACCCTTACCCATTGCCAGCAATGCCAGCAACCCTTTGCGCCAAAAAAAGAAGTGGATTATGTCATGGCACTGCTGATTCATTCCGGGATGGCGGCCGATGATGTCGAGCAGCAGCGGCCACATTTTGAAACTTGCCCTGAGTGTAAGCGCAAGCAGAATATCGTTATTAATAACAACGTCATGCTGGATCAGCACAGCGAAGGGAGGGGCAAGCTATGA
- a CDS encoding NADH-quinone oxidoreductase subunit C: MTRETPISAIPVSGQPVSGQPVSSHPHSGEKLGAAYVARLREQFPAAILDEEWQTPDQLTITIKLNSLPDVVEHLYYQQGGWLSVLFGNDERSLNGYFAIYYVLSMEGREQYGEETGKQYGDKCWVIVKALISPERPEFPSVTPRVPAAVWGEREVRDMYGLQPVGLPDERRLVLPDDWPDDLYPLRKDTMDYRQRPTPTSDTETYQFENEAGSSSRVVPIGPMHITSDEPGHFRLFVDGEDIIDADYRLFYVHRGMEKLAETRMGYNDVTFLSDRICGICGFTHSVAYTSSIENALGIIVPPRAQMIRTILLEVERLHSHLLNIGLSCHFVGFDTGFMQFFRVREKAMTIAEMLTGARKTYGLNLIGGVRRDILKADRIKTLQLVSEMRADIGQLVDMLMSTANIEQRTVGVGLLDRKIARDFSPVGPMIRASGYARDMRHDHSYANYANVPKELFTLDGCDVHSRLLVRVREFFDSLVMIEYGLNHMPGGPLLEEKVNYQPYKFALGFSEAPRGEDVHWSMTGDNQKLFRWRCRAATYANWPVLRYMLRGNTVSDAPLIIGSLDPCYSCTDRVTLVDVRKQKSITVPYKEIERYGIERTHSPLK, from the coding sequence GTGACTCGCGAAACCCCTATTTCAGCTATTCCGGTTTCAGGTCAGCCGGTTTCAGGTCAACCGGTTTCAAGCCATCCACACAGCGGTGAAAAGCTGGGTGCGGCCTATGTAGCCCGCCTGCGTGAACAATTTCCTGCGGCAATTTTAGATGAAGAGTGGCAAACCCCAGATCAACTGACCATTACCATCAAACTAAATAGCCTGCCCGATGTGGTAGAGCACCTTTACTATCAACAAGGTGGCTGGTTGTCGGTGCTGTTTGGTAATGATGAACGCAGCTTGAATGGCTATTTTGCCATTTACTATGTGCTGTCGATGGAAGGCCGTGAACAATATGGCGAAGAGACCGGTAAACAGTATGGCGATAAGTGCTGGGTGATTGTCAAAGCACTTATCAGCCCTGAACGACCAGAGTTCCCGTCAGTCACACCCCGAGTACCCGCCGCCGTCTGGGGCGAGCGTGAAGTGCGCGATATGTATGGTCTGCAACCGGTTGGCCTGCCTGATGAGCGCCGTTTAGTGCTGCCCGATGATTGGCCGGATGATCTCTATCCGCTGCGCAAAGACACCATGGACTATCGCCAACGCCCCACGCCCACCAGCGATACGGAAACCTATCAGTTTGAAAACGAAGCCGGTAGCAGTAGCCGGGTGGTGCCTATTGGCCCAATGCATATTACCTCTGACGAACCGGGTCATTTCCGGCTGTTTGTCGACGGCGAAGATATTATTGATGCCGATTACCGCCTGTTTTATGTCCATCGCGGCATGGAAAAACTGGCTGAAACTCGCATGGGTTACAACGATGTTACCTTCTTGTCAGATCGCATCTGCGGCATTTGTGGCTTTACCCACAGCGTGGCCTACACCTCTTCCATTGAGAATGCCTTGGGCATTATCGTGCCGCCTCGGGCGCAGATGATCCGCACCATTTTGCTTGAAGTAGAGCGGCTGCACAGCCATCTGCTCAATATCGGTTTATCGTGTCACTTTGTTGGTTTCGATACCGGTTTTATGCAGTTCTTCCGCGTGCGTGAAAAAGCGATGACGATTGCTGAGATGCTCACTGGCGCACGTAAAACCTACGGTCTGAATCTGATTGGTGGCGTACGCCGCGATATCCTGAAAGCGGATCGTATCAAAACGCTGCAATTGGTATCGGAGATGCGTGCCGATATCGGCCAGTTGGTGGATATGTTGATGAGCACCGCCAATATCGAACAACGCACCGTGGGGGTGGGCCTGCTTGATCGCAAAATCGCCCGCGATTTCAGCCCGGTCGGCCCAATGATCCGCGCCAGTGGCTATGCGCGCGATATGCGCCATGACCACAGCTACGCCAACTATGCCAATGTGCCCAAAGAGTTGTTTACCCTCGATGGCTGCGATGTCCACTCCCGCCTGCTGGTGCGGGTGCGCGAATTCTTTGACTCGCTGGTGATGATTGAATATGGCCTGAATCATATGCCGGGCGGGCCGCTGCTGGAAGAAAAAGTCAATTACCAACCTTACAAGTTCGCCCTCGGATTCTCAGAAGCACCGCGTGGCGAAGATGTGCATTGGAGCATGACCGGCGACAACCAGAAGCTGTTCCGCTGGCGCTGCCGTGCGGCAACTTACGCCAATTGGCCGGTGCTGCGTTATATGTTGCGCGGCAATACCGTCTCCGATGCGCCACTGATTATCGGCAGCCTCGATCCCTGCTACTCCTGTACTGACCGGGTCACTCTGGTGGATGTGCGCAAGCAAAAGTCCATCACCGTGCCGTACAAAGAGATCGAGCGTTATGGCATTGAGCGCACCCATTCGCCGCTCAAATAG
- the hyfE gene encoding hydrogenase 4 membrane subunit — MTGTLFVNNLVVNNLAGLLIITSLLVIIAKKPATSALLYALQSLVLVLIFLVLAETLGAHELYLWSLSAFVTKVVLVPWIMYRAFRQMDDPKANGGIIGTASLIFIAAIIILLSYFVVEPVQLPMVSALKPALAVSLGHFLIGLLCIVTQRNILKNIFGYCLMENGAHLMLALLAFRAPELVEIGVATDAIFAVIVMTLMARKIYRTLHTLDVKQLTALKG, encoded by the coding sequence ATGACCGGAACACTTTTTGTCAATAATTTGGTCGTAAATAACCTCGCAGGGCTGCTGATCATTACCTCACTACTGGTAATCATCGCAAAGAAACCCGCCACTTCGGCGCTGCTTTATGCCTTGCAGTCACTGGTACTGGTGCTGATTTTTCTGGTACTGGCTGAAACCTTGGGTGCCCATGAGCTGTACCTGTGGTCGCTGAGTGCCTTTGTTACCAAGGTGGTGCTGGTGCCGTGGATTATGTATCGCGCTTTTCGCCAAATGGACGATCCAAAAGCCAATGGCGGCATCATTGGTACCGCCAGCCTGATTTTTATCGCTGCCATCATTATCTTGCTGAGCTACTTCGTGGTTGAACCGGTGCAATTGCCCATGGTCAGCGCACTGAAACCGGCGCTGGCTGTCTCATTGGGGCATTTTCTGATTGGCCTGCTGTGTATCGTTACCCAACGCAATATTCTGAAAAATATCTTTGGCTATTGCCTGATGGAGAACGGGGCTCATCTGATGCTGGCGCTGCTGGCCTTCCGCGCACCGGAATTGGTCGAGATTGGCGTTGCCACCGATGCCATCTTCGCGGTGATTGTGATGACGCTCATGGCGCGCAAGATTTACCGCACGCTGCACACGCTGGATGTTAAACAACTGACGGCGCTAAAGGGGTAA
- a CDS encoding NADH-quinone oxidoreductase subunit B family protein, which produces MSQPHSLKPGWGHHVSQPIALDPSVAQLKSKLLKDIKRSAYVYRVDCGGCNGCEIEIFSSITPLFDTERFGIKVVASPRHADILLFTGAVTRAMRAPALRAYESAPDPKICVSYGACGCGGGIFHDLYCVWGGSDTIVPIDVYIPGCPPTPAATIYGFAVALGLLEQKLKGEEHQETADERVALIHPDAPLNLRVLLEREARRMAGYRQGREITDSFLSLLVNQPLPEFEQRCQHYLRQQDDPRLSEIFASLQHIAQIQLAGGKRDVR; this is translated from the coding sequence ATGAGCCAACCACATTCATTGAAACCGGGTTGGGGGCACCATGTTAGCCAGCCGATCGCACTTGATCCCTCGGTAGCCCAGTTAAAAAGTAAGTTATTGAAAGATATCAAGCGCTCCGCTTATGTCTATCGGGTGGATTGTGGTGGCTGCAACGGCTGTGAGATTGAGATTTTCTCCTCAATCACCCCACTGTTCGACACCGAGCGCTTTGGTATCAAAGTAGTCGCCTCGCCACGCCACGCAGACATTTTGCTGTTTACCGGCGCGGTCACTCGTGCCATGCGCGCACCTGCGCTACGGGCCTATGAATCGGCCCCGGATCCAAAAATCTGCGTTTCTTACGGCGCGTGTGGTTGTGGTGGTGGCATCTTCCATGACCTGTACTGTGTCTGGGGTGGCAGCGATACCATCGTACCGATTGATGTGTACATTCCCGGTTGCCCGCCGACCCCAGCCGCAACCATCTATGGTTTTGCCGTGGCATTGGGTCTGCTGGAGCAAAAACTGAAAGGCGAAGAGCATCAGGAGACTGCCGATGAACGTGTCGCGCTGATCCATCCCGATGCCCCGCTCAACCTACGAGTGCTGTTGGAACGTGAAGCGCGCCGTATGGCCGGTTATCGCCAGGGGCGGGAAATCACCGACAGTTTCTTGTCGCTGCTGGTCAATCAGCCATTACCGGAATTTGAACAGCGCTGCCAGCACTACCTGCGCCAACAAGATGATCCGCGTTTGAGCGAGATATTCGCCAGCTTGCAACACATTGCCCAGATACAACTGGCGGGAGGCAAGAGAGATGTCCGCTAA
- a CDS encoding respiratory chain complex I subunit 1 family protein yields the protein MPTTDMPAVSMIAFAIGQALFMLALAPLMSGISRMVKARMHSRRGPGVLQDYRDLAKLLKRQDVAPANAGIIFRLMPYVLLGSMLLIAMALPIFTLASPFGVAGDLITLLYLFALFRFFFSLAGLDCGSIFAGIGASRELTLGVLVEPTLILSLLVVGLIAGSTNIGTISTALSTGHWQSPTATALALLACGFAVFIEMGKIPFDVAEAEQELQEGPLTEYSGAALGLVKWGISLKQVVVAQLFLAVFIPFGKLAVLTGFGLMWALLACIIKLVVVFVLASIVENSIARGRFLLTSRVTWLGFGVAALSLVFYLTGL from the coding sequence ATGCCAACTACTGATATGCCTGCGGTCTCTATGATTGCCTTCGCCATTGGGCAGGCGCTTTTCATGCTGGCGCTGGCACCATTGATGTCGGGTATTTCGCGCATGGTAAAAGCCCGAATGCACTCGCGCCGTGGGCCAGGTGTGCTACAAGACTATCGTGATTTAGCCAAACTGTTAAAACGCCAGGATGTAGCACCGGCTAACGCAGGCATCATCTTCCGCCTGATGCCTTATGTGTTATTAGGCAGCATGTTGCTGATTGCAATGGCGCTGCCCATTTTCACGCTGGCATCGCCATTTGGCGTGGCGGGTGACCTGATCACCCTGCTTTATCTGTTCGCGCTGTTCCGCTTCTTCTTCTCACTGGCCGGCCTGGACTGCGGCAGCATCTTTGCCGGTATCGGGGCCAGCCGTGAGTTAACCCTCGGTGTATTGGTGGAACCGACACTGATTCTGTCGCTACTGGTGGTGGGGTTAATCGCCGGTTCGACCAATATCGGCACCATCAGTACTGCACTTTCGACCGGCCACTGGCAATCGCCGACCGCTACCGCGCTGGCGTTACTGGCCTGTGGTTTCGCCGTGTTTATCGAGATGGGCAAAATCCCGTTTGATGTCGCCGAAGCTGAGCAAGAGTTACAAGAAGGGCCGCTAACCGAATACTCAGGTGCCGCGCTGGGCCTGGTCAAATGGGGCATCAGCCTGAAACAAGTGGTGGTGGCACAACTGTTCCTCGCCGTGTTTATCCCGTTCGGCAAGCTGGCGGTGCTCACTGGATTTGGCCTGATGTGGGCGCTACTGGCCTGCATTATCAAGCTGGTGGTGGTGTTTGTACTGGCCTCCATCGTGGAAAACAGTATCGCCCGTGGGCGCTTCCTGTTGACCTCCCGTGTTACCTGGCTGGGGTTTGGTGTTGCCGCCTTGTCCCTGGTTTTCTATCTCACAGGTCTTTAA
- a CDS encoding formate hydrogenlyase maturation HycH family protein, with product MSAKVIFYALNQKFLDSDDDMPEQAQQVMYYSLAIGHHVGVIDCLKAIMECPLAEYEQWFGQLPAGEAHRKMAGLLKFGEITIDSTHTQLLAKAFAPLAEDPASLHQPWSQQLLQTLYDIEQEPAIYLMVKRRP from the coding sequence ATGTCCGCTAAGGTTATTTTTTATGCACTGAATCAGAAGTTCCTCGACAGTGATGACGATATGCCCGAGCAAGCACAGCAAGTGATGTATTACTCACTGGCTATCGGCCACCATGTGGGGGTGATTGATTGCTTAAAAGCCATCATGGAATGTCCACTGGCAGAATATGAACAATGGTTTGGTCAGTTGCCCGCCGGCGAGGCTCACCGCAAGATGGCAGGCTTACTGAAGTTTGGTGAAATCACCATCGACAGTACCCATACCCAATTATTGGCAAAAGCCTTCGCGCCGCTGGCTGAAGACCCCGCCTCGCTCCACCAGCCATGGAGCCAACAACTGCTGCAAACCCTGTACGATATCGAGCAGGAACCGGCCATCTATTTAATGGTGAAACGCCGCCCATGA
- the hycI gene encoding hydrogenase maturation peptidase HycI, with product MPHPSATHTTALNLVLTVGNSMMGDDGAGPLLAERMTQQPLIDWQVIDGGSAPENVVHRIRALQPTRLVIVDAADMELPPGEIRIIDPERIAEMFIMSTHNLPLNFLIDQLKEDISEVIFVGIQPTLVAFYFPMTEPVKQAVETVYQQLPHWQGDGGFAHL from the coding sequence ATGCCACATCCCTCCGCCACTCACACCACCGCCCTCAATCTGGTGTTAACCGTTGGCAACAGCATGATGGGCGATGACGGTGCAGGCCCGTTACTGGCTGAGCGCATGACACAACAACCATTGATTGACTGGCAGGTAATTGACGGTGGTTCGGCACCGGAAAATGTCGTGCATCGTATTCGTGCGTTGCAACCGACACGGTTAGTTATTGTCGATGCTGCCGATATGGAGCTGCCGCCGGGTGAGATTCGCATTATTGATCCTGAGCGAATTGCCGAAATGTTTATCATGAGCACCCATAATCTGCCGCTCAACTTTCTAATTGATCAGTTAAAGGAAGATATTAGCGAAGTCATTTTTGTGGGGATTCAACCCACCTTAGTGGCGTTTTACTTCCCAATGACCGAGCCAGTAAAACAGGCGGTAGAAACGGTGTATCAACAACTGCCACACTGGCAAGGTGACGGCGGTTTCGCGCATTTATAG